Genomic segment of Aphelocoma coerulescens isolate FSJ_1873_10779 chromosome 6, UR_Acoe_1.0, whole genome shotgun sequence:
TGAAAAGAACACTTTTCCAAAGAGTCCTAAAAAATTCAGGAGTACTCTGCTGTAGAATTTCAGGCATTTCAGGGCATTTTCACATCAACCTTCAAGCATCTCTATGGGTTTGCTCAAGAGAGAGCACACGCAACATATCCAACATCTCTGTTTGCAAAATGGCATTATTTCAGGCAGATATATAGGAACGACGTTCTCTAAGATACAGAGGCTTAAATATAAAGAATGTCACGTTTCAGGCAATTTGAGacacttctctccttttattaattttccaaaCATAGCTATCCAGATATTACTGAAAAGGAGACAATCTACTATAGTAGGGTAGCTCAATTTCCTAAACTAAGACCAACTTTGCAAAATAGTTGTACACTGATAATAATAAAGGACCTCTGGAAGCAATGCTAATAAAGAATTCCTATTATAAAAATTTGGACTACCTATTCTCCTATGGTAAAGTGAGCTACAGGTCACTGAACAACTACATCAAGTCCCTAACAGGCCAGTTTCATGTCTTTGAGGTGTGCCAAGCAACCTCTCTCAGTTCGTAGTCTTCTGTAAGGATGTGCAGGTGGAGCCAGTTTCTGCCTCGTAGACGTAGGAACATCACAACAGCACCGTGGTAAACTGGAAGGTGAAGGGCAGGGCAATGCAGAGATGTGTGTCTGCACAGTGAATCCGTGTGCCGCAGCATCTTCCATCCAcgggagcaggaaagcagcttcaggattgccagtgaaaaaaggaagaattatgCAGTGTTCACGTGGCTGCCATCGGgtgtgagcccccccagcacagctctgtgcagggaattCCTCTCAGTGGCCGGAGAGCAGCATCCAGAGGCGAAATCGCAGCTGACCGTAAGCTCGCATCGCCTCTGCGTGGGCGGCCGGATCTTGGGCCAGGTGCTCAAAGAGGTTGAGCGGCTCGACCGCTCGCATTGCCGGCGGCAAGCTGATCTCTGCAGGAAGCCTCTGGTTGCCTAGGACAAAGTGCTCCAGGCGTTTCAACTGCAGGCAGCGGCGCAGGTATGCCATGATGTCCCACAGCCGCCGTGCAAATTCCCTCCTGCGCCACTGGGACAGCGGTACAGTGGTCAGCACGTGCATGACCACAGTCTTCCAGGTCGAGCTGGAAAAACCTGTGCCCCTCAGGATGcaggtgaagagctgcaggcatttcaggtgcaagctctcacacggcacctgACTGGCGACGTGCTGGAAGAAttttgcctctgccacagcgtaTGTCTCAGGCCACGCTGTGCTTGCGATGGAGTCGGCCTCGGCGGGATGGCTGCTCACAAAGATGCTGGAGCTGCCTGTCTGGgcctctgtgggctggctgACCGCAAAGATGTCGGAGTCCCCGTGGCGCACCCCAAACAACATCTTCACCACCAGGCTCTTCTTGCCTTTGCTCAGCCGGAATTGGCAGGAccggctgcagggctgaaacaccAAGTGCCATGAGTACGactgaggcaaatgcagccacGAGCATCTCACCAGCTGGTAGAACCAGTGGGAGGTTTTCTCCACGTCCAGGTAGGAGCCGGTGCAGAGTGTCTCTAGGaggctgggcttctgcttctgccgcagctcctcctgcgagtggtgcaggaagcacaacagcttctcgcccagctgctccctctcgcacgtgcacaccagctccacacggacgcagaaggtccttgctgccatctgccctgcactgttcagctccaggtggaaggCGTGTCCCGGTGGGGGATTCAGTGGGACCAGCATGCGGTACACCCCATCCTGCTCACGGGGACTCCAACCCTcaaaggcactgcccaccccgaTGGCTTCTTGAGGCACCGGGTAGAAACTATTGCTCACGCTGTCAATAAAGACACGCGTGAAGCTCTCCATCAGCTCAGCTGCCACTGAGCGACCTTTCTCCACGTCCTCGACGGGACACTGTATGCGATCCACTAAAAGGATCCCTCGCTTATTCCCAGTGTCACAGGcgtcttcttcctcttcaattccaccacggctgcctttgcccttgccagcactgccttctttttcactggcagCCACATTACCTTGTTCTCCTTCTTTTACATCTTCATTCTTCTCTCCATTCGCATTTGCATCACCCTGCTTCTCATCTCTGTTTGCAGCACTGGTCTCTTCATTTCCAAGGTGAgtggttttttcttcagttgcagCAAACCCACTGTGGTCTATTGCCTTCCCACCATCACTGTTGTCTTCCTGCCCAATCCAATCACTGCTTTGTTGTTCACTGGCATCACTGCTTCCCTGCACCTTCACATCtgcttcttcttcctttccatctACCTCGTATACTCCTTTATTTACATCATCACTGTTGCCTGCCTTCATATACGCATCAtcggttttttcttcatttccatctccGTCTTCCTTTCCAGCATCCTTGTCTGGCTCCACCTTcacatccttgttttctccttcatttactTCATCTAGGTCTTCCACACCTCCAGTAACATTGCCAGgttcttcttcatttccttcGGCAGTATTGTCTCCTGGCATATTCCCATCACTCCAGCCTTCATCTTTCTTTGCATCATGGCCATCATCACTTTTAACATCACTGTCTTTCTTCAACTTCACATCTTCATCTCGTTCATTGGCATCATCATCGTCTCCttcgtttgcagccacaggactgCCTTCTTCATTTCCACTGCCGCTGTCATCTGCCTCCACAGTCACATCTATGGTTTCTCCATCTCCCTTGGAATCCAAactgtcttcttccttttctttttccttctcctctcccaagatcttgcaggagctctggtccttgccgctgctgttgGTTTCGCTGGCTTCAGGACTCCTCCTGCAGCTAAACCACAGgcccaagaggagcaggagtccagcaagagcccagaatggccactgctgcagggcaccaaagagcagggctccccagccctcgtcctgctgctccgggggcccttgctccagctcctgcagcagccgagcCATCTCACGGTCAAGCAGCTCCTCACGCTCCTGCATTCGCCGGTGCGTGGCctcatccagcccatccccagctggctgggggtactggatcaggctttgcaCGAGCACGAAGAGCAATGACAACAAAGCCATGGTCTGCAAGAGGACACACAGAAGGGGTTCAGTAGGGCCAGCATGGAGGCAGCCAGTGGggggcaggagccacagggacgtggcagcaggaaggagagggcccccggcagctggcaggaggcaaggcCTGCACCGCTGCCCCAGCAAGCACCGAGCCTGAGCAAGGcactcccaccaggggctgggcccTGGATGCAGGGACAGAACACACGCCCCCGGTGCCGGcgcttctgccccagccctcccccagccctgcctccccaccGCCTGTGTGCACTCACCGCTTGCCCAGGCTCTACTGGGGCAGCGGCAACCCATGGGGCCTTTAATAGCtgcccccattgtgacacggcccctgtgctgtcacaggccccagagcgcatcacaggccagccccacccgccatccccagcccgggaactcatcatggccctgggcacccaAAGCCTCAAGAGACACAAAGTGCAGACCCATCAGTCGTGAACCTGGGAACCCCAGAGCTTCCCtgtacaaagcaggcacaagcGCCCTCCCACACAAACCCTTGTCAAATATAAATATGGGTGACATGATCCATGGATGCTCTTGGTATACGGGTGCAAGCTTTATTTAATCTTGGAGGGggacattttttattaataatatttatattgattACTTTTGGGGCAGTATGTCATATAAGCTAATGTTTTGTTACAGATTTAGTGAGaaatctttctgaaagaaatccaGGCTGCTTGAATGATGCACAGGAAGATCTAACACCCTCCTTTAAGAGGCCCAGTAAGTTAATTACAAAATTTTGGTGTCTTCAGCAACCTCTCAGCTCTTAAAACTCTATGGTTCAACACAGTGCAAAATTCTGGGATAGCCAGGATTTTGTTCAGAAAGTAGAATGTCTCCTTTTTCAAATTTGTAGCAAAGATGTACATCTGTCACTCCCACCATCTTCAAAATTGTCTGCCTTAAACAGAGTTAACCAATCTCTCTGACTTGTTTGATGTTGCGCTggttaaataaaggaaattctGACTCtttctgctatctctgtgtattTATCTCCAAAGGACTGTGAGTATGGAAGAGTCATCCCCTATATTCCTCAGCTCTTCTTTGGGAACTCACCTAGAAATGGAACTGCAGaaatggggagggaggaaaaagaaa
This window contains:
- the LOC138112788 gene encoding uncharacterized protein, whose translation is MQEREELLDREMARLLQELEQGPPEQQDEGWGALLFGALQQWPFWALAGLLLLLGLWFSCRRSPEASETNSSGKDQSSCKILGEEKEKEKEEDSLDSKGDGETIDVTVEADDSGSGNEEGSPVAANEGDDDDANERDEDVKLKKDSDVKSDDGHDAKKDEGWSDGNMPGDNTAEGNEEEPGNVTGGVEDLDEVNEGENKDVKVEPDKDAGKEDGDGNEEKTDDAYMKAGNSDDVNKGVYEVDGKEEEADVKVQGSSDASEQQSSDWIGQEDNSDGGKAIDHSGFAATEEKTTHLGNEETSAANRDEKQGDANANGEKNEDVKEGEQGNVAASEKEGSAGKGKGSRGGIEEEEDACDTGNKRGILLVDRIQCPVEDVEKGRSVAAELMESFTRVFIDSVSNSFYPVPQEAIGVGSAFEGWSPREQDGVYRMLVPLNPPPGHAFHLELNSAGQMAARTFCVRVELVCTCEREQLGEKLLCFLHHSQEELRQKQKPSLLETLCTGSYLDVEKTSHWFYQLVRCSWLHLPQSYSWHLVFQPCSRSCQFRLSKGKKSLVVKMLFGVRHGDSDIFAVSQPTEAQTGSSSIFVSSHPAEADSIASTAWPETYAVAEAKFFQHVASQVPCESLHLKCLQLFTCILRGTGFSSSTWKTVVMHVLTTVPLSQWRRREFARRLWDIMAYLRRCLQLKRLEHFVLGNQRLPAEISLPPAMRAVEPLNLFEHLAQDPAAHAEAMRAYGQLRFRLWMLLSGH